CGGGAGAGCCTGGAGAGCCGGGTGAACCAGGAGAGCCTGGAGAGCCGGGTGAACCAGGAGAGCCTGGAGAACCGGGTGAACCTGAACCGCCGGTGACAGAGTATCCTGTATGGGATCCGAATGTCGTATACACCAACGAGATCGTGATCCACAACGGGAAACTGTGGCAAGCCCTGTGGTGGACGCAAGGGCAAGAGCCCGGCACCACTGGACCGTGGGGCCCGTGGATCCTGATCGGCGATGCTCCCGGTTATGATCCGGATCCTGTTCCCGTTGATGATTATCCGGCATGGGACCCGACTGTAATCTATATTAATGAGATCGTATCCCACAACGGACGACTGTATCAATCCCTGTGGTGGAATCAAGGCGTAGAGCCTGGATTGGATCAGAACGGTCCGTGGCGTTTAATTCACTAAAACCAGCGGCAAACCACTTCATCATGAAGTGGTTTGCTTTTTTATACAGTGGGGCTTGGTTAGCACAGCATCCTCATTGCCCAACAAAAATGCACACATCTTAAGAATGTATGCATAACAAATACGATTAGAATAAGCTTCTGCAATTCTCCGGCACATAGAAGGGGTTATCGGGATTGATTCGTTCATAGAACATGATCCCATCCAGATGATCGATTTCATGCTGGAAGACGATGGAGGCATAACCTTTAAGTTTTAATTCCACGGGTTCCCCGTTTATGTCGAAACCCTTAACTCTGATCCGCTCGTATCTTGGGACGAATCCCACGATTTCGCGATCTACAGACAGGCAGCCTTCGCTGGGCGGCAGATAGACCATGGAGACCGAATGACTGATGATTCGCGGATTGATCAGAGTGTGTTCATGCTGCTCGCCCTTCTCATCTTGAAAATAAGCAACGAACATCCGCTTGTTCAGTCCGATCTGGTTTGCTGATAATCCCACACCTTCGCGCAGGTTGTATTTTTTGGCCAGTTCGGGGTTTTGGCTGTTTTTTAGGAAATTCATCATGCAGATTAACGTTTCTCGATCTTCTTCTGACAGGGGCAGGCTCACTTCCTGTGTTGGTTGATGAAGAATGGGGTCCCCTTCCCGTACGATATCTTTCATTGTAATGAAATATTTGGAGTGAAATTTATGATTCATCGATCGTCATACTCCTTGAGTGATATAAGCATTGTTATTATAGCAGATCTTGCCCCTGCTGGAGATTGCAATATGACGGTCCGGCGATTCGGATGAAAAGAAGAACTTTACATTTCTGAAATGTTCAAGGTAGAATGTAGGTTGAGCGGGGAACCGCGAAGATTAGAAGATTATATACTAAATCTAGTATAAAAGATGATGATCGGATTCCTCCGGAAGGTACGATGTTGGTTTTTGTCCTAAATTTAGCATAAAAGGCTCCTGGATCAGCATTCCATGCAAACTGTTGTATCCTAAAAATCGTATAAAATTGCAGGACTGCATGTGTTTTCAAGGATACAATCAACAGAAAATCCTCCGACTCCGTGTTGGAGCAGGAGGACTTCCTCGATTCCGTCCCATATCCTCTATAGATCCTAAAATGCTAATGAATCAACAACACCTACTGCGTGCAGTGACCCCAGCGAACCGTGACAACAGACTGCCGCCTTATCGCTTATAGCCAACTACAGCCGTCTGCGGTTACTGAGCCCATGTGATCGCTGCCCATCGCAACAACCTCAGCAGACAATGGCTCAGCCCTTGAGCAGCTCGAGCACTTTCTGGGCGGCTGCTTCGCTGGATTGGGGGTTCTGGCCTGTGACCAGCGTGCCGTCGACTTCTACGTGGTTCTCCCACAGGGGAGCGTGGATGAATTCCGCACCTAATTCTCTTAAACGGCTTTCCAGCAGGAAAGGCATGAGCGTGTCGAATTTGGCTGCCCGTTCTTCATCGTCCGTGAAGGAGGTCAGCCGCTTGCCTTTCACGTAAGGCTCGCCGTTCTTCAGCGTGATATTAACAAGTGCTGCCGGACCGTGGCAGACTGCGGCGACGACCCGTCCGGACTCGGCGAATTCGGCAATCAGCCGCTGCAAGTGTTCATCGTCCGGCAGATCGAACATCGTGCCGTGCCCGCCGGGCAGGAATAGTGCGGCATATTCATCTATGCCGTCCAGTTCCCGCACCAACAACGTTTCATTCAGCCGTTCGACGGCTTCCTTCCATTCCTCCTTATTCGCGCTCAAACTCCGCGGATCGATCGGCGCCTTTCCGCCTTGTACGCTGGCTACATCGATCGTGTAACCCGCTTGCACGAATAAGTTATATGGTTCTGCGAATTCCGAAAGCCAGATTCCCGTCGGATGATCCTCATCGATCGACGAGTGGCTGGTGACGACCATAAGTATCTTGTTGGATTGTGACATCGAATGTTCCCTCCACATCGTTATTCACTCCGGAGTGCTGATTCCAGTTTAAGGAATAATGTGGTATGATTCAAACAGAAAAAACGATGGGAAGGTATAAAAAAAATTATGGCAGATTTCGAATGGTTCCGTTCCTTTATCGCGATCTATCGACAGGGTTCCATCTCTTCGGCCGCTGTCCTGCGGCATATGACCCAGCCCGCACTTAGTCAACATCTGGCCTCCCTGGAGGCAGAGATCGGAGAACCCCTGTTCCATCGTGCGCCGCGGCAGTTGATTCCTACAGAACGAGCCCATAGTCTCTACGCACAGATCGCCCCGGCCATCGACCGCTTGGAACATGTCAGCACCGGTTTCCACACCCGCATGTCCTCATCCGTCCTGCGCATCGGCGGTCCTGCTGAATATATCTATGAGCGTCTGCTGGAGAAGATAACGGCTCTTCCCTACCGAATCTCGATTCGCTTGGGAGATCCGCAAAGCTTGCTTCAAGATCTGAAGAACCACGAACTCGATCTCGTTATCGCAACCCAGCACATCGCAAGTCAGGGCCTTGTCTACAAAGAATTGCTGGAAGAGCGATTCATCTTGACTGCTTCTGCGGAAGAGGAGATGCTGCCAGCTGCGGAGCCGACTGCGAAACGACGAGTTGCTGATCCAGCAACTGATCCAGCAACTGATCCAGCCACATCTCCATTTTCTTCTCAAGCAGGTCCAGAGCAAGACCCTGCATTAATCAAGCGATCCTTGGAACAGAGAAACTGGATCGCCTACAGCTATGAACTGCCCATCATCCGCCGTTTCTGGCAGGAAGCCTTTGGCGAGCGGGCGATGATCCAACCTAAGTGGATCGTGCCCGATCTGCGGGCGATTAAGAAGCTGGTGCTGCGCGGCGTGGGGATCAGCGTGCTGCCGGATTATCTGATCCGGGAGGAACTAACGCGGGGAGAATTACAGGAGTTATGGAGACCGAGCAGATATGCTGCTAATCGGTTGTGGATCGTGTACCGCTCATCCGAGCAGGAAAATCCCATGTTGATCAAAGCGGTATGTGCGATCAGAGATTTTGAATATGCAGAACTGGATGATTAAGCATGCAGCTCGATGAAGTCATCGATCTGGCGAGCGGTCATCTCCGGATGCTCAGCAGATCAGATGGGATGCTCGGATCTCACATCAGTACGCTGAGACAAGGTTCATATTGGGTTGAGTACGGCGGGGCAGCCTGATAAACGAAGGGTGGCGTGAGACACATTCGCTTGCTAGACTGACGCTGGGATTCTGTCCGCTGCCTCGTTCTCAACGTATGCCTGCAACGATCTTCTGACGGCGATTCGGCGAATCATCTCTTGTCTCTCCCGATGGCTCCGTCCGAAGAACTCTGCTTCCTGATACACATCGATGAGTGCCTGCTTGGCGGTTTCCACAGCCAGCCGCTCATCTCTCAGCATATGGTAACAAATTTGATAGCAGTAGGTTTCGTAGTTTCTAAGGATGTTAAGCCTGGTGTTCATCATCGCGATCTCCTTTGTTCAAGACCTCTCATGTAACTTTCAGTATAGAAAACAAATATAAACTTTTTATAAATTCGTTGTTACGAAGTGATTAAGAATTTAGAAAACCAAACAGGTGATTCTGAGAAAAAGCCCATAGAAACAGCATAATCGCGAACTCGAATGCCGGCCTCGGCATCGTGCACAGCATGGCGCATCAGCTGGGATCGGAATATGACCTGCCGCACGGTGCAACCAACGCGATCCTGCTGCCTTACGTAATGGAATTCAACATGGAAGCCTGCCCTGAGAAGTTCGCGAATATAGCCAAAGCGATGGGCGTAGATACTTCCGCGGCTAAGTCCATTGAAGAAGCAGCGAAGATGGCTGTGGATGCGGTGCGCAAACTGTCTAAGCAAGTCGGAATCCCATCCTTGAAGGAGACTGCCTTTAACCCTGCCGATGTTGAGAAGTTGGCGGAACAAGCGATGAGGGACGTATGTACGGGAGGCAACCCGAGAGAAGTAACCAAGGAAGATATCATGAACTTGTATATGAAAGCTTACGAGGGCTGAAACAGATAAGATGATGAATAAAGAAGCTTTCGCCGAGAGCTTAGATCATGTCGTGCTGATCGGCTTGGCGGAAGCTTTTCGTATTGTGTGGCGGCTCCTTAATCATTATTGTATGGAATGATGGGGCTAAAGGATCGAGGAAATGGAATAAAATACATGCGAAAATCGAATTGACATTCCGCCTCACAGCGAGTAAAATAAATCTTGTTGATTCGCTGAGCGGACAACTTACACAGCAATACGGGCTCTTAGCTCAGTTGGTAGAGCAGGTGACTCTTAATCATCAGGTCCAGGGTTCGAGCCCCTGAGAGCCCACCATACATATGACAAACAAAGGGCTGTCCAATAAGTCAGTGAAGACTGACCGATGGACAGCCCATTTTTGTGTGCATATGAACATGCAGACGAGCAGATCCGGTGCGTGAGACGGCAGGTGTGTGGTACGGCAAGCGCGTGAAACGACAGAAATGAGCGTTATAGCGTTCGAATGATGCTATTCGGTGTGTGAGACAAAAATTATTGTCGATTCAGGTTGCGTGGAGGCGGAATTAGCTTGCGAGACGATAATACTTGATGTCTCAGCTGCGTCGAGGCGGGAACAACGTGCGAGACGACAATACTTGATGTCTCAGCTGCGTGGAGGCGGGAACAACGTGCGAGACGACAATACTTGATGTCTCAAGTTACGTCGAGACAGGAACAGCGTGCGAGTCGACAGATCCTGTTGTCTCAGAGTGCGTGTACGTATAAGTGTACGTATAAGCGGAACTTCGTACGCGAGGGGTACGCGCTAGGCTGCCCATCAGGCAATCATGGCTGACTTATTGGACAGCCCTTTTTGATTATGATCTGAGCTGCAGCAAGCAGTATGTGAGGATCACCATCACGAGGAGAGCGATGGTATCGCGGGCGTGCCAAGTGAATCTGCGGAAGCGGGAGCGCTTCACGCCGGGGCGGTAACCCCTGGCTTCCATCGCATCGGCCATCTCTTCTGCTCGCTTCAGCGTAATCGAGAAGAGCGGCAGGAAGATCGGAACCAGCGCCTTCATCTGCTGCAGAAGCGAACCCTCGCCGATGCGGGCTCCGCGCGAACGCTGGGCATCGATGACTCGCTGCGCTTCATCCAGCAGTGTTGGGATGAGACGCAGTGAGATGGCCAGCATGAAAGCGAACTCCGCCGCGGGAATTCGCAGGCGCTGGAGAGGTTTCAACAGGTCGTGGATGGCATCTGCAAGGTCTATCGGTTTGGTCGTCAAGGTGATGACCGTGGAGATGAAGACGAGCATGACGAAACGGCTGAAGGCCAGAAGCCCCCGTCTCATCCCATGCTGCGAGATCGTGAAGATACCCCATTCCCAATAGATCTTCCCCCCGGCTGTGAAGAACAGCTGCATGCCCACAGTGAACAGAATGATCCAGATCAGCGGGCGAACTCCGCGTACATAGATGCTGAATCCGATCCCTGTCATGAACATGGCGAGAAATGTAAAGAACCACAACAGCAGCATGGTTGGCCAATTATTCATCAGAAACAAGATCCCGATAAAGCCAATCCCCGCTCCCAGTTTCGCTCGCGGATCCAAACGATGAATCCATGAATCACCGGCCATATATCGGCCCAGCAGCAGCTGATTCATGCGAAGCCCGCCTCGTACAAGGTATCAGCCAGTTCTTCAGCGGTTAGACAGACCCGCGGCAGCTTGGTGCGCAGTGCTGCTTCGATTCTCAGCTGCAGGCGGCGAGCGCGGGGAAGCTCAACTTGCAGGGAAGTGAGCCGCTCGGGATCGCTGAGAAGCTCACGGGCGCTGCCTTGCATGACGATCCGTCCTTCAGCCATGATGATCAGTTCCTCAGCATAGCGGACGGCATCATCGATGTCTTGCGTGGCCAGAATCGTCGTGGCTTCGTATGTTTGATGCCAGTCATGGATGAGATCGAGGATGTGCATCTTCCCTTCTGGATCCAAGCCGGCACCGGGTTCATCGAGGAGCAGGACCTCAGGCTTCATGGCCAGGATGCCGGCAAGGGCCGTCCTTCGCTTCTGGCCGCCGGATAGAGAGTAGGGCGAAGCATGGAGCAATGCCGGATCGAGACCGACACGGATGATCAGTTCCCTCGCTAAGGATTTAGCTTCTGCAAGGGAAACTCCCATATTCAAGGGACCGAAACAGATATCCTGTTCCACCGTTTCAGCGAACAGCTGGGTTTCTGGATACTGGAAGACGAGGCCGATTTTATGGCGGATTCGCTGCCAATCTTGCTTGCTCGTTACGCCGCCGCGGATGACCTGATCTCCGATCTGCACTGTTCCGCTTCGCGGCAGCAACAGACCGCTCAGCACTTTCAATAGAGTTGATTTTCCAGAACCAGCATGGCCGACGACGGCTGTATAGGAACCCGAACGAACAGCGGCACTCACGGCATGGAGGACATTCGGGGTGCGCAAGGGTCCGGAACGGTAATCGACGGAGACATCTGTCAGCGTGATCTGCATAACCATTCCACCAATTCGTCTTCCGTCATATAGAAGTCTGGTACCGGAACTTCATTTGCTGAGCGCTGCTTCTTATTCCTTCTCAGCTTGTTTATTTCGGATGACCGAAGTCGCCGCCGAATCGCCTCGGCAAAGGGCGGAGCAGCTTCGGGACGAGCCGTGAAGAACCGCTCCGGCGCGGCATCTTCGATGATTCTGCCATCGGCCATCATCAGGATCCGATCGGCTTGCGCCGCCTCATCCATATCATGGGTGATCGAGATGACAGCGATCCCTTCTTCGACAGCTAATCCCCTCAACAGAGCGGATAATTCACGCCGGCTGCGGGGATCGAGCATCACGAAGGCTTCGTCCAGGATGACCACCGCCGGCATCATCGCCAGAACCGCGGCGATCGCTGCCCGCTGTTTCAGCCCGCTGGACAGGCGTGAGGGATCATGATGCCGGTAATCCCTTAACCCCGCTCGATCCAGCGCTATTTCCACCCGGCGTTTCATATCTTCCCAAGCTATATTCATGTTCTCCAGTCCGAAGGCAATATCATCCTGAACCGTAGCGCCGATGAACTGGTGTTCTGGATTTTGGAAGACGATGCCGCTTCGCTTGGCTGCTGAAGATTGAACCGGTTGGCCGTCGATTCGGATCTCGCCTTTGGCCGGCGTCAGCAGACCGGCGAGCAGCTTCGCCAGCGTCGTCTTGCCGGAGCCGCTCATGCCGACGATCGCTAGCCATTCGCCGGCGTCGGCGGTGAAGGATACCGCCTTAATGACCGCTTGCGAGCTGTGCAGCGGTTCTTCGTAATGGAAACTGACCTCTCGTACTTCCAAGCGCGGCGCCATGTTCTCCCCCCCTTAGCCTGCACGCATCCTTCCGCGCACCTGCTGCATATTTGTTCCGAGCCCAACCATAATAAGTAGTATGAATCGCCCGCTGTCCAATCATGCAGGATGCCAATACGCAGGTTGGCATGTACGAACCGCGCAGCGTGTATTCTAACTTGGATCGGAGTGAAGAACATGACTGAGACGAGGATCGTCATCATCGGCGCCGGGTACGCAGGCGTTCACGCAGCGAAGAAACTCGCCAGGCATTATAGGAAAGATTCGACCGTTTCCATCACATTAATCGACCGGCACTCCTATCACACCATGATGACGGAACTGCATGAAGTAGCAGGCCATCGGGTGGAACCGGATGCTGTGCAATTCGACCTGCGCCGCCTGTTCAACCGCACCAAGGTGAATCTCGTCACCGATGTGGTGCAGCATGTGGATCGAGAGGGAAAGCGGGTTATCACATCGAGCGGTGAATTCCCGTATGATTACCTCATCCTGGGCATGGGCGGGGAGCCTAATGATTTCGGCACGCCGGGCGTGAAGGAATATGCTTTCACGTTATGGTCCTGGGAAGATGCCGTACGGCTTCGCGAGCATATCGAGCAGACGGTTCGCGCCGCTTCCATGGAACTCGACGAGGATAAACGGCGGGCCATGTTGACCTTCATCGTCTGCGGCTCCGGTTTTACCGGCATCGAGATGGCCGGCGAGCTGCTTGAGTGGAGGGAGCGGCTGGCCCTGGATCATAAGCTGCGGCCTGAGGACATCACGCTGTATGTGGTCGAAGCCGCGCCGACGATCTTGAACATGCTTGATCGCAAGGACGCCGACAAAGCGGAAGCTTACATGGTCAAGCACGGCATTAAGATCCTTAAGAACTCGCCGATCGTTGAAGTGAAGGAAAGTTCGATCGTCCTCAAATCCGGTGAAGAGATCCTTGCGTATACTTTGATCTGGACGGCGGGCGTGAAAGCCAATTCCGACGTTGAGCCCTTCGGCTTCACCTCAGGACGTGCAGGGCGGCTCATCGTCAACGAATATATGGAATCCGTCGATGCCGAGGATGTCTATGTGGTCGGTGATCTGGCTTATTATGAAGAGGAGCCGAACAAGCCCGTGCCGCAGATCGTCGAAGCCGCGGAGCAAACAGCGGCTACGGCTGCTAAGAATATCATCGCTGCGATCAGCGGCGGGAAGAAAACCGCCTATAAAGGCAACTATCACGGCTTCATGGTCTCGATCGGGGCCCGCTATGGGGTTGCGAATCTGAACGGGATTCGGCTTAGCGGCTTCTTTGCGATCTTCATGAAGCATCTGGTGAACTTATATTATCTCTTTACGATTCGCAGCGGCTATTACATGTGGCAGTATATCCGCCACGAGTTCTTCGAGACGCGGGACCGCCGCAGCATCTTCCGCAATCTGCTGAATCGATACGGCAACGTGCTGTGGACGGTGCCTCTGCGCATCTATGTCGGCGCCTTCTGGATCTCGGAAGCGGGAGCGAAGCTCTGGGGCAGGTCCACATGGGAGGCCGGCACGGAGAACTTAGCCAGCGTCCCGCTGCTCTTCCAAGGGCTGGGCCCGGATTCCTGGCTCGTCGGCTCCACTGTCCGCATGCCTTTCGAATGGCTGCATACGGCGACCAGCGGAGCGACGCCCGTCGGCGGCGACGCCGGAACCGAGGTGACGCCGATCTTAAGCAAGATGCCCGGCATCTTCGAAGGCTTGATGCGAATCATGCTTCCTAACCCGGGAATGGCGGTGTTCATGCAGAAAGTCGTCGTATTCGCGGAACTGGCGATCGGTCTGGCTCTAATCTTCGGCTTGTTCACCTGGCTGGCCAGTCTGGCGAGCGCCGGGTTCCTCTTGATGTTCACCTTGTCCGCGATGCTCGGATGGAATCTGTTCTGGGCACTTCCTGCTTCGATCGCTTTAATGAATGGATCGGGACGCACCTTTGGGCTTGACTACTGGGTGATCCCTTGTCTGCAGCGCCGGCTGAGCCGCTGGTGGTACGGGGACGTGCGATCGATCTACTCGGATCATAAGCCGTAAACATCTAAAGGATGAACGAGATGAAACAGATCTTCCGCATGATGAAACCCTGGGATGTGGTCTTGCTGCTGCTGTTCATCCTTCTTTCCTTTGTGCCGCTGGCTGTCTTTGCTTATCAGCAGTCCCTGACGGCGGGGACAGTGTACACAGCTGTGATCTCGGTGGATCAAGAGGTTGTAAAGCGTGTTGTCCTAACAGGGCACGAGGGGAAGGAAGCGTTTGTTATCCAGAACTCGGATTTTGCATCCAATACCATTGAAGTTGACGGGCAGGCCATCCGTATCAAAGCCGCGACATGCAAGGATCAGGTTTGCGTGCGCATGGGGTGGATCTCCCGTCCCGGCCAGACCGTCGTATGTTTGCCTCATCGCGTGCTCATCGAGATTCAAGCAGAAGGAGAGCAGGAGGATGAGATTATCCTCAGTTATTAACCCGAATGAGTCACCGTCAGGAGAAGACAGCCGATGCGGGATAACCAACGAATCGTCTACATCGCCTTATTAGCTTCGCAAGGGGTGGTCATTTCATTGATCGAACGGGCGATCCCCTTTCCCTTTGCCTTCGCCCCCGGCGCCAAGCTGGGGCTTGCCAATATCATTACGTTGATGGCCTTATATACGCTTCCTGCCAAGGATGTCAGCAAGGTGATTGCCATACGCATCACCCTTGCGATGCTGCTGGGCGGGACGATTTCTTCTTTCCTTTACAGTGCGTCGGGCGCGCTGCTGAGTTTCCTGGGGATGTGGACCGTGAAACAGCTGGGGCCTGCACGCATCAGCTTAATCGGCGTCAGCATGACGGGGGCGATGCTGCACAATATCGGACAGCTGCTTACGGCAAGCTGGATCGCGGGGACGTGGACGGTGATGTTGTACTTGCCTTTTTTGTCTCTGATGGGGATGTTGAGCGGATTTGCTGTAGGTGTCTTCGCCAACTACTTGCTGACCCATGTCGATCGGTTACGGGTGTATCAACGATATCAGGAGCGGCAGGGCTGGGCAAGATGAAAACAGCCCTCATTCCGAGGGCTGCAAGACTTCTACGGCACCGGATACGTTGCCGTCGATTTGGGAAGATTCTTTATACTCTTCATTGGCGAAGTAGATGTTTCCGTCAACGGTGGCCGTCTCATGCAGGAGGAACCCATTCGCCTGCACGTACACATCGCCCTTCAGCGTTCCGCCCTGGAAGTTGAGGTTCTCGCTGCGTACGATCAAGCGCGGTACGGTGATCGTATAGGAATCGGTGATCGTGCGGTTTTCATCCTGAGCATAAGCGGCGATCTTTCGATAGATCTTGTTTTCTTCCTTGCCCTTGTCATGGAACTGTCCAGCGACGATCACTTCCTCATCCAAAGTGATATCGTTCAATGTTACGATGATCCACGTTCCGTTCTCGCTGACAGCGTTGATGAAGGCATCCGGCTCGCTGACGATCGAAGCCGTCGTCACCACATCCACATCGTTATCCTGCTGGTCCTGTCCATTCTGCCCGTTCTGAGGCTTGTTCTGTCCTTGATTTTGCCCCTGGTTCTGTCCTGCATTCTTGTTCTGTCCCGTGTTTTGATCACTGCCGCCGCAAGCCGTCAGATTCAGTGCGGCCATCAGGGCAATGAGGAACAGGGCGATGCGCATTTTCAAAACGTATGACCTCCTTTTTTTATATACGGTAATAATCTTGCCTTGACTTATTATGAGCGGTACAGGGGGCCGTCATGCGCTGCTGGGAATTGGTGTTTCCTGTGTGTGAACAGGGGTTTTGGGCGGTGGAGGAATCGGAAGCGCTTTCTTAAGTTGGCAGGACAAGCCTTAGGAGGGTTTCGTGACTTATATTATGAATTCACAGACCGCAAACGATATAATAGAAGTTAGTGTTACAAAAAATAATAGACAAGAAGTGTGATTACTAGATGCGTAATGTGATGTCAGCTGTACGGACAAATGCCATGCGTTTGCTGGATCGTTCCCTCTCCGGCAACACCTTCGATTATAAGCAGATCATCGCGATCATCATGCCGATCCTGGCAGATCAGGCTTTCATCATCCTCATGAGCATGTTCAACACCGCGATGATCAGCTCCTCCGGAGTGGCCGCTGTCAGTGCGGTAAGCATGGTCGATTCCTTGAATATCTTCATCGTCAACGTGTTTATCGCCGTCGCGACAGGAGGTACGGTGATTGTAGCACAGTACAAGGGCAGCGGCAACGACAAGATGATATCCCGAGCAGCTTCTCAGGCCCTCTCACTCGTAACGATCGTGTCCCTTCTCATGTGTGTCCTTGTTATCGTCTTTCACAATCCAACCCTGCATCTGCTCTTCGGCAGGGCGGAAGCCGTCGTGCTGGACAATGCACGAATCTACTTGATCGGCAGCGGAATCACTTATCCGCTCTTCGCGGTATACTCCGCGATCACCGGGGTTCTGCGCGGCATCGCAGAAACCAGAGTCTGTTTATTCCTCTCTGTGATCATGAACTTCGCTTATTTTATTCTGAACCTGCTATTCATCGTTGGTTTGGATATGGGAATCGTGGGGATGGTCATCTCCCTCTTCCTCGCTAGAGTTATAGGCATGCTGACCTCCCTCATCTATCTTCTGCGCTATTGTCAGAAGATTAAGGTTCGTCTCCGTGATGCGTTCGATCTTGATTTCCAAGTGATTAAGAAAATCATGTATATCGGCGTGCCCTTTGCGGCAGAGCAGCTGTTCTTCAACGGCGGTAAACTGCTGACTCAGACTTATATCGTTCAGTTTGGAACGCTGGCGATTACGGCCAATGCGATCGGCGGTTCGCTGTCGAGTTTGTCACAGATCGGCGGCAGCGCTCTGAGCATCGCCCTGGTAACCGTCGTCGGTCAGTGTATGGGGCGGGGAGATGTGCCGGACGCTCGCAGATATGTGCGCTCTTTCCTATGGATGTCCGCTTTGGTGTACATATTCGCCTTAGTTGTCATCCTGCCGCTCTTCCCTTATATCATCAGCTTGTTCTCGCCTCCGGGTGAGATCGTGCCGGTGATCTACGAGTTAACGGTATTGG
The genomic region above belongs to Insulibacter thermoxylanivorax and contains:
- a CDS encoding carbohydrate-binding protein, encoding MTEYPVWDPNVVYTNEIVIHNGKLWQALWWTQGQEPGTTGPWGPWILIGDAPGYDPDPVPVDDYPAWDPTVIYINEIVSHNGRLYQSLWWNQGVEPGLDQNGPWRLIH
- a CDS encoding LysR family transcriptional regulator, which gives rise to MADFEWFRSFIAIYRQGSISSAAVLRHMTQPALSQHLASLEAEIGEPLFHRAPRQLIPTERAHSLYAQIAPAIDRLEHVSTGFHTRMSSSVLRIGGPAEYIYERLLEKITALPYRISIRLGDPQSLLQDLKNHELDLVIATQHIASQGLVYKELLEERFILTASAEEEMLPAAEPTAKRRVADPATDPATDPATSPFSSQAGPEQDPALIKRSLEQRNWIAYSYELPIIRRFWQEAFGERAMIQPKWIVPDLRAIKKLVLRGVGISVLPDYLIREELTRGELQELWRPSRYAANRLWIVYRSSEQENPMLIKAVCAIRDFEYAELDD
- a CDS encoding iron-containing alcohol dehydrogenase, with translation MANSNAGLGIVHSMAHQLGSEYDLPHGATNAILLPYVMEFNMEACPEKFANIAKAMGVDTSAAKSIEEAAKMAVDAVRKLSKQVGIPSLKETAFNPADVEKLAEQAMRDVCTGGNPREVTKEDIMNLYMKAYEG
- a CDS encoding ATP-binding cassette domain-containing protein, producing the protein MQITLTDVSVDYRSGPLRTPNVLHAVSAAVRSGSYTAVVGHAGSGKSTLLKVLSGLLLPRSGTVQIGDQVIRGGVTSKQDWQRIRHKIGLVFQYPETQLFAETVEQDICFGPLNMGVSLAEAKSLARELIIRVGLDPALLHASPYSLSGGQKRRTALAGILAMKPEVLLLDEPGAGLDPEGKMHILDLIHDWHQTYEATTILATQDIDDAVRYAEELIIMAEGRIVMQGSARELLSDPERLTSLQVELPRARRLQLRIEAALRTKLPRVCLTAEELADTLYEAGFA
- the def gene encoding peptide deformylase — encoded protein: MNHKFHSKYFITMKDIVREGDPILHQPTQEVSLPLSEEDRETLICMMNFLKNSQNPELAKKYNLREGVGLSANQIGLNKRMFVAYFQDEKGEQHEHTLINPRIISHSVSMVYLPPSEGCLSVDREIVGFVPRYERIRVKGFDINGEPVELKLKGYASIVFQHEIDHLDGIMFYERINPDNPFYVPENCRSLF
- a CDS encoding ATP-binding cassette domain-containing protein; this translates as MAPRLEVREVSFHYEEPLHSSQAVIKAVSFTADAGEWLAIVGMSGSGKTTLAKLLAGLLTPAKGEIRIDGQPVQSSAAKRSGIVFQNPEHQFIGATVQDDIAFGLENMNIAWEDMKRRVEIALDRAGLRDYRHHDPSRLSSGLKQRAAIAAVLAMMPAVVILDEAFVMLDPRSRRELSALLRGLAVEEGIAVISITHDMDEAAQADRILMMADGRIIEDAAPERFFTARPEAAPPFAEAIRRRLRSSEINKLRRNKKQRSANEVPVPDFYMTEDELVEWLCRSR
- a CDS encoding type 1 glutamine amidotransferase domain-containing protein → MSQSNKILMVVTSHSSIDEDHPTGIWLSEFAEPYNLFVQAGYTIDVASVQGGKAPIDPRSLSANKEEWKEAVERLNETLLVRELDGIDEYAALFLPGGHGTMFDLPDDEHLQRLIAEFAESGRVVAAVCHGPAALVNITLKNGEPYVKGKRLTSFTDDEERAAKFDTLMPFLLESRLRELGAEFIHAPLWENHVEVDGTLVTGQNPQSSEAAAQKVLELLKG
- a CDS encoding FAD-dependent oxidoreductase, producing the protein MTETRIVIIGAGYAGVHAAKKLARHYRKDSTVSITLIDRHSYHTMMTELHEVAGHRVEPDAVQFDLRRLFNRTKVNLVTDVVQHVDREGKRVITSSGEFPYDYLILGMGGEPNDFGTPGVKEYAFTLWSWEDAVRLREHIEQTVRAASMELDEDKRRAMLTFIVCGSGFTGIEMAGELLEWRERLALDHKLRPEDITLYVVEAAPTILNMLDRKDADKAEAYMVKHGIKILKNSPIVEVKESSIVLKSGEEILAYTLIWTAGVKANSDVEPFGFTSGRAGRLIVNEYMESVDAEDVYVVGDLAYYEEEPNKPVPQIVEAAEQTAATAAKNIIAAISGGKKTAYKGNYHGFMVSIGARYGVANLNGIRLSGFFAIFMKHLVNLYYLFTIRSGYYMWQYIRHEFFETRDRRSIFRNLLNRYGNVLWTVPLRIYVGAFWISEAGAKLWGRSTWEAGTENLASVPLLFQGLGPDSWLVGSTVRMPFEWLHTATSGATPVGGDAGTEVTPILSKMPGIFEGLMRIMLPNPGMAVFMQKVVVFAELAIGLALIFGLFTWLASLASAGFLLMFTLSAMLGWNLFWALPASIALMNGSGRTFGLDYWVIPCLQRRLSRWWYGDVRSIYSDHKP
- a CDS encoding energy-coupling factor transporter transmembrane component T family protein, translating into MNQLLLGRYMAGDSWIHRLDPRAKLGAGIGFIGILFLMNNWPTMLLLWFFTFLAMFMTGIGFSIYVRGVRPLIWIILFTVGMQLFFTAGGKIYWEWGIFTISQHGMRRGLLAFSRFVMLVFISTVITLTTKPIDLADAIHDLLKPLQRLRIPAAEFAFMLAISLRLIPTLLDEAQRVIDAQRSRGARIGEGSLLQQMKALVPIFLPLFSITLKRAEEMADAMEARGYRPGVKRSRFRRFTWHARDTIALLVMVILTYCLLQLRS